Proteins found in one Triticum aestivum cultivar Chinese Spring chromosome 4D, IWGSC CS RefSeq v2.1, whole genome shotgun sequence genomic segment:
- the LOC123097978 gene encoding probable BOI-related E3 ubiquitin-protein ligase 3 isoform X2 produces MAFFSHHHLQQPHPAAPPPQQQQQQPAPLSFRNALAVPVDGQIPAPLAFFNAPPAFPDQAGQPQMDAAGLTAAAGMGWRQPREQELLGENSQMSSIDFLQTGSAVSTGLALSLEDRRHGGGGAGAGNSSGDSPLLLLPMLDDDISREVQRLDADMDRFIRAQSERMRQSILEKVQAKQFEALASVEDKILRKIRDKESEVQNINKRNLELEDQIKQMAGEVGAWQQRAKYNESMISALKYNLEQVCAHQSKDFKEGCGDSEVDDTASCCNGGAVNLQLMPKENNHPKDLTACRVCKSSEACMLLLPCRHLCLCKECESKLSFCPLCQSSKILGMEIYM; encoded by the exons ATGGCCTTCTTCTCCCACCACCACCTCCAGCAGCCCCACCCCGCGGCGCCGccaccgcagcagcagcagcagcagccggcgCCTCTCTCCTTCAG GAACGCGCTGGCGGTGCCGGTCGATGGACAGATCCCGGCGCCGCTCGCCTTCTTCAACGCGCCGCCCGCTTTCCCGGACCAGGCCGGGCAGCCACAGA TGGACGCGGCGGGCCTGACGGCTGCGGCGGGTATGGGGTGGAGGCAGCCGAGGGAGCAGGAGCTGCTGGGGGAGAACTCGCAGATGTCGTCCATCGATTTCCTGCAGACGGGCTCGGCCGTGTCGACGGGCCTGGCGCTCTCTCTGGAGGACCggcgccatggcggcggcggcgctggcgcagGGAACTCCTCGGGCGATTCGCCGCTGCTCCTGCTGCCGATGCTGGACGATGACATCTCCCGTGAGGTCCAGCGCCTAGATGCTGATATGGACCGATTCATCAGGGCCCAG AGTGAGCGCATGAGGCAGTCTATATTGGAGAAAGTTCAGGCAAAGCAGTTTGAAGCGCTGGCCTCTGTTGAAGACAAGATCCTCCGAAAAATACGCGATAAAGAGTCAGAAGTGCAGAACATCAACAAAAGGAACCTGGAACTCGAGGACCAGATTAAACAAATGGCAGGGGAAGTTGGTGCGTGGCAGCAACGAGCTAAGTACAACGAGAGCATGATCAGCGCACTCAAGTACAACCTGGAGCAGGTATGTGCCCATCAGAGCAAGGACTTTAAAGAAGGCTGCGGCGACAGCGAGGTAGACGATACGGCATCCTGCTGCAACGGTGGCGCTGTCAATCTGCAGTTGATGCCCAAGGAGAACAATCACCCCAAGGATTTGACGGCCTGCAGGGTCTGTAAATCAAGCGAGGCGTGCATGCTCTTGCTGCCCTGCCGGCATCTTTGCCTGTGCAAAGAGTGCGAGAGCAAGCTGAGCTTCTGCCCCCTCTGCCAGTCTTCCAAGATACTTGGCATGGAGATATATATGTGA
- the LOC123097978 gene encoding probable BOI-related E3 ubiquitin-protein ligase 3 isoform X1: MAFFSHHHLQQPHPAAPPPQQQQQQPAPLSFRNALAVPVDGQIPAPLAFFNAPPAFPDQAGQPQIVDAAGLTAAAGMGWRQPREQELLGENSQMSSIDFLQTGSAVSTGLALSLEDRRHGGGGAGAGNSSGDSPLLLLPMLDDDISREVQRLDADMDRFIRAQSERMRQSILEKVQAKQFEALASVEDKILRKIRDKESEVQNINKRNLELEDQIKQMAGEVGAWQQRAKYNESMISALKYNLEQVCAHQSKDFKEGCGDSEVDDTASCCNGGAVNLQLMPKENNHPKDLTACRVCKSSEACMLLLPCRHLCLCKECESKLSFCPLCQSSKILGMEIYM; the protein is encoded by the exons ATGGCCTTCTTCTCCCACCACCACCTCCAGCAGCCCCACCCCGCGGCGCCGccaccgcagcagcagcagcagcagccggcgCCTCTCTCCTTCAG GAACGCGCTGGCGGTGCCGGTCGATGGACAGATCCCGGCGCCGCTCGCCTTCTTCAACGCGCCGCCCGCTTTCCCGGACCAGGCCGGGCAGCCACAGA TAGTGGACGCGGCGGGCCTGACGGCTGCGGCGGGTATGGGGTGGAGGCAGCCGAGGGAGCAGGAGCTGCTGGGGGAGAACTCGCAGATGTCGTCCATCGATTTCCTGCAGACGGGCTCGGCCGTGTCGACGGGCCTGGCGCTCTCTCTGGAGGACCggcgccatggcggcggcggcgctggcgcagGGAACTCCTCGGGCGATTCGCCGCTGCTCCTGCTGCCGATGCTGGACGATGACATCTCCCGTGAGGTCCAGCGCCTAGATGCTGATATGGACCGATTCATCAGGGCCCAG AGTGAGCGCATGAGGCAGTCTATATTGGAGAAAGTTCAGGCAAAGCAGTTTGAAGCGCTGGCCTCTGTTGAAGACAAGATCCTCCGAAAAATACGCGATAAAGAGTCAGAAGTGCAGAACATCAACAAAAGGAACCTGGAACTCGAGGACCAGATTAAACAAATGGCAGGGGAAGTTGGTGCGTGGCAGCAACGAGCTAAGTACAACGAGAGCATGATCAGCGCACTCAAGTACAACCTGGAGCAGGTATGTGCCCATCAGAGCAAGGACTTTAAAGAAGGCTGCGGCGACAGCGAGGTAGACGATACGGCATCCTGCTGCAACGGTGGCGCTGTCAATCTGCAGTTGATGCCCAAGGAGAACAATCACCCCAAGGATTTGACGGCCTGCAGGGTCTGTAAATCAAGCGAGGCGTGCATGCTCTTGCTGCCCTGCCGGCATCTTTGCCTGTGCAAAGAGTGCGAGAGCAAGCTGAGCTTCTGCCCCCTCTGCCAGTCTTCCAAGATACTTGGCATGGAGATATATATGTGA